From one Eucalyptus grandis isolate ANBG69807.140 chromosome 9, ASM1654582v1, whole genome shotgun sequence genomic stretch:
- the LOC104424856 gene encoding external alternative NAD(P)H-ubiquinone oxidoreductase B1, mitochondrial — protein MTISSFLKRASGYLHGHPAGFKALVLVTLSSGSLIAYSDSQSETDRVGLGPNQKEQKKKKVVVLGTGWAGTSFLKDIDISSYEVQVVSPRNYFAFTPLLPSVTCGTVEARSIVEPVRNIIKKRNGEIQFFEAECLKIDATNNQVLCCSNLDQNLGGNREFSLEYDYLVIAVGARVNTFNTPGVRENCYFLKEVEDAQKIRASVIDSFERAVLPGLSEEERKTHLHFVIVGGGPTGVEFAAELHDFVQEDLVTIYPMVKDLVRITLIQSGDHILNTYDERISSFAEQKFRRDGIDVRTGCRVLGVSEKSLSVKVKSHGEVYSIPHGLVVWSTGVGTRPVVSDFMEQVGQGDRRALATNEWLRVKGTENVYALGDCATIDQRKIMEDILSIFKAADQDNSGTLTVSEFQDVVDDILIRYPQVEVYLKSKHLKDVTDLLRDPEGNERESVDIEEFKSALCHVDSQAKSLPATAQVAAQQGAYLSRCFNRRQQCHELPEGPRRFTGVGQHRFRPFRYKHFGSFAPLGGEQAAAELPGDWVSMGHSTQWLWYSVYASKQVSWRTRVLVVFDWTRRFVFGRDSSRI, from the exons ATGACGATCTCGTCCTTCTTGAAGAGAGCTTCGGGCTACCTCCATGGCCACCCCGCTGGCTTCAAGGCTTTGGTTCTCGTCACTCTCAG TAGCGGGAGTTTAATAGCTTATTCAGATTCTCAGTCAGAGACTGATCGAGTTGGTCTTGGACCAAATCAGAAggagcaaaagaagaagaaagtggtGGTGCTTGGAACTGGATGGGCCGGCACTAGTTTCCTCAAGGATATCGATATTTCATCATACGAAGTTCAGGTTGTTTCACCCAggaattattttgcatttacaCCTCTGTTACCTAGTGTCACATGCGGAACAGTTGAAGCACGGAGTATTGTAGAGCCAGTTCGAAATATAATAAAGAAG AGAAATGGAGAGATTCAGTTTTTTGAAGCTGAATGTCTGAAGATTGATGCCACAAATAATCAAGTTCTATGTTGCTCTAATCTGGACCAAAACTTGGGAGGAAATAGGGAATTCTCCCTGGAATATGATTACTTGGTTATAGCAGTTGGAGCACGAGTAAATACTTTTAACACCCCTGGTGTAAGGGAGAACTGTTACTTTCTGAAG GAAGTGGAGGATGCACAGAAGATCCGTGCTAGTGTAATAGATAGTTTCGAGAGGGCCGTCCTTCCAGGCTTgagtgaagaagagagaaaaacgcATCTTCATTTTGTGATTGTCGGGGGAGGTCCCACAGGTGTTGAATTTGCTGCGGAGTTGCATGACTTCGTACAAGAAGATCTAGTAACCATCTATCCGATGGTCAAAGATCTAGTTCGGATAACACTGATCCAATCAGGAGATCACATCCTAAACAC GTATGATGAAAGAATCAGTTCATTTGCTGAGCAGAAGTTCCGAAGGGATGGCATTGATGTCCGTACTGGTTGTCGAGTTCTTGGGGTTTCAGAAAAGTCGCTTTCTGTGAAGGTGAAATCCCATGGAGAGGTTTACTCGATTCCTCATGGATTGGTTGTTTGGTCAACTGGTGTAGGGACTCGTCCAGTAGTGAGCGACTTCATGGAGCAAGTTGGTCAG GGTGATAGACGAGCTCTTGCAACTAATGAATGGCTACGGGTGAAGGGCACTGAAAATGTTTACGCCCTAGGTGATTGTGCTACAATAGACCAACGTAAAATAATG GAGGACATCTTGAGCATATTCAAGGCTGCAGACCAGGATAACTCTGGCACTTTAACTGTcagtgaatttcaagatgttgtGGATGATATCCTCATACGGTATCCCCAAGTGGAAGTATACTTGAAGAGCAAGCATTTGAAGGATGTAACAGATCTGCTGAGAGATCCAGAAggcaatgagagagagagtgtagaTATTGAAGAATTCAAATCAGCCCTTTGTCATGTGGATTCACAGGCGAAGAGTTTGCCAGCCACTGCTCAG GTCGCTGCTCAACAAGGAGCTTATCTTTCAAGGTGCTTCAACCGGAGACAGCAGTGTCATGAACTTCCTGAAGGTCCAAGACGTTTTACTGGTGTCGGGCAGCATCGATTTCGTCCTTTTCg GTACAAGCATTTTGGATCGTTTGCTCCTTTGGGAGGAGAGCAAGCTGCTGCTGAACTTCCCGGAGACTGGGTATCTATGGGTCATAGTACTCAATGGCTCTGGTATTCTGTATATGCGAG CAAGCAAGTAAGCTGGCGCACACGGGTGTTGGTTGTATTCGATTGGACACGAAGATTTGTTTTTGGAAGAGACTCGAGCCGTATTTGA